The following nucleotide sequence is from Dunckerocampus dactyliophorus isolate RoL2022-P2 chromosome 7, RoL_Ddac_1.1, whole genome shotgun sequence.
GCACCCAAAAAGAGACGCACCATTGAGGTCAACCGAACAAGGAGGAGATCTGAGAGCAAACTTCTCAAAGTCAAGGTACCTGCAAATGTAGTATCTCGTTAATCACAATAAATTGAATGCACCCAAAAAAGCCTCAAACACATGGTacacatttaaaatgacaaagacGTCAGCAGCCACTCAATCAACAGCTACCTTGACAAGCAGTTTTGAACAACCATTATGGAACATAAGTTTTATATGTACACTACATTTGAAGGATGCTAATTTGGTCACACCGCATTTCGCTGAGTTTCTGTAAAGACATTTTCTGCAGCTCTTTCACTGAATCATATTaaactgtgcaagtgtacctagcTATGTGTCCACTGAGGGTATTAATAACTAAAATACTCATTATCTCCCTTAGACAAACATCGAGCCATGTCCAGAGTGCGGCCACTTAAAGCAGAAACACATCATGTGTGGCTTCTGTTATGCTAAGGTATGCAAGGAGACAGCGCTGATCCGTCATCAAATTAAAGAGATGGAGGGTGGTCCTCTCAAGGCACCGGTTGTGGAGACCGTTGTCTTGTATGCGGGCGAGACACCAAGCGAGCAAGACCAACACAAAAGGATAGTGGAGAGGCCCAGGAAGCGGCCTGCCTGGTTCAGTCAGTAATGCTTGTAAATTGTGGATCTACACACTTTCATTTGAACAACTCACTGTTTAATGCTTTATTGTTTGTCGTCTCAATTTATAAATGCTAGTTTTGTTCCGACAAGGGAAACCATTTCGTATACATGTATAGTAAACACTGATAAATGTTGTCAAAGTTCTGTCATAACTGAATTCTcttgcatatgacaataaatctATGGTGTAGACAAACAACTGAAAAGTGTAATTTGATTCTCTGCAAATGGCAAGTTTGACACCTGTACATTTCACACGTGACATTGTTTTCTTCAATTATGGAGACCAGTGAAGTACTTTATGATGGCATGGCAGTTAAATTcc
It contains:
- the mrpl32 gene encoding 39S ribosomal protein L32, mitochondrial, with the protein product MMNLIAFVNTLRCSLLRIESRLLQVAGIERHVAPALAFNGSSLLPQIDQQEVDKQQRSLEGYPDVLESILWMAAPKKRRTIEVNRTRRRSESKLLKVKTNIEPCPECGHLKQKHIMCGFCYAKVCKETALIRHQIKEMEGGPLKAPVVETVVLYAGETPSEQDQHKRIVERPRKRPAWFSQ